The Tripterygium wilfordii isolate XIE 37 chromosome 17, ASM1340144v1, whole genome shotgun sequence genome has a window encoding:
- the LOC119981902 gene encoding endo-1,4-beta-xylanase 5-like produces MEGWSSSTMNIFERKNPLLVLPLLCILLFAGIKAKALPYDYTASIECLEKPHKPQYGGGVIINPELNQGLKGWSVFGGAKVEHRELGGNKYVVAYSRNQPFDSVSQKLHLQKNKLYTFSAWTQVSDGNVPVYATFKTSSGTKFAGAIVAESNCWSMLKGGLTVDASGPAELYFESKNTSVEIWVDSISLQPFTQQEWTSHQDQSIKKARTAKLSIKAVDKQGNSLPNATISIEQKAYSFPFGCAINNNILTNIGYRNWFLSKGFRVTVFENELKWYSIEKFQGQEDYSQADQMVRFAKDNNIAVRGHNIVWDDPKYQMGWVSSLSPSDLLQATQKRVNSVVSRYKGQFIGWDVVNENLHFNFFESKLGRSASRAIFNLAHNIDGATTFFMNEYNTIEESADSQSSSAQYLQKLREIQIIGRNIKMGIGLEGHFSTPNIPYMRSSIDTLAATGLPIWLTEIDIENSPQQASYLEMVLREGYSHPKVNGIVMWAPWDPKGCYRMCLTDNNFRNLATGHVVDKLLYEWGGRKTLSAKTDAGGVFETSVPHGDYQVKLTHPTSLASSLSRSINVVSTNSSEKTTLFLQI; encoded by the exons ATGGAAG GGTGGTCTTCTTCTACAATGAATATTTTCGAGAGAAAAAACCCTCTGCTTGTGCTTCCATTGTTGTGTATTCTTCTCTTCGCAGGAATTAAAGCCAAAGCTTTACCATATGATTATACGGCCAGCATTGAG TGTCTAGAGAAGCCTCACAAACCTCAATATGGTGGAGGTGTTATCATAAACCCAGAGCTGAACCAAGGGTTGAAAGGATGGTCTGTATTTGGTGGTGCAAAAGTTGAGCATAGAGAATTAGGAGGCAACAAATATGTGGTCGCTTATAGCAGAAACCAACCATTTGATAGTGTCTCCCAAAAGCTTCATCTGCAAAAGAACAAGCTCTATACCTTCTCCG CCTGGACACAAGTGAGTGATGGAAACGTTCCAGTGTACGCCACATTCAAGACATCTAGTGGTACCAAATTTGCTGGTGCAATTGTTGCTGAGTCTAACTGCTGGTCCATGTTGAAAGGAGGTCTCACTGTTGATGCATCAGGCCCTGCTGAACTCTACTTTGAg AGCAAGAACACATCAGTTGAAATATGGGTTGATAGCATCTCACTGCAGCCATTCACCCAACAAGAGTGGACGTCCCACCAAGACCAAAGCATCAAGAAA GCACGTACGGCAAAGTTGAGTATCAAAGCAGTTGATAAACAAGGAAATTCCCTGCCTAATGCCACAATCTCCATCGAACAAAAGGCGTATAGTTTCCCATTCGGTTGTGCCATTAACAACAACATCCTCACTAACATTGGCTACAGAAATTGGTTTCTCTCAAAGGGTTTCAGAGTCACGGTATTTGAGAATGAATTGAAGTGGTACAGCATAGAGAAGTTTCAAGGCCAGGAGGACTATTCCCAGGCAGATCAAATGGTTCGATTCGCCAAAGACAACAATATAGCAGTCAGAGGACACAACATTGTATGGGATGATCCAAAGTATCAAATGGGATGGGTCAGTTCACTCTCACCTAGTGATCTTCTACAGGCTACCCAGAAAAGAGTAAACTCCGTAGTCTCAAGATACAAAGGTCAGTTTATTGGATGGGATGTTGTTAATGAGAATCTGCATTTCAATTTTTTCGAAAGCAAACTTGGCAGAAGTGCTTCACGGGCAATCTTCAATTTGGCTCATAATATTGACGGAGCAACCACATTCTTTATGAATGAATATAACACCATTGAAGAGAGTGCAGATAGTCAATCATCATCGGCTCAATATCTTCAAAAACTCAGGGAAATCCAAATCATTGGCCGGAATATTAAGATGGGAATTGGTTTGGAAGGTCATTTTTCTACTCCAAACATTCCTTACATGAGATCTTCTATCGATACCCTTGCTGCCACCGGACTGCCAATTTGGCTCACAGAAATAGATATTGAGAACTCTCCGCAACAG GCAAGTTACTTGGAGATGGTTCTGAGAGAGGGATACTCACACCCAAAAGTCAATGGGATTGTAATGTGGGCGCCATGGGATCCAAAGGGATGTTACAGGATGTGTTTGACAGACAACAATTTCAGAAACTTAGCCACAGGACACGTTGTCGATAAGCTATTGTACGAGTGGGGGGGTCGCAAGACATTATCTGCCAAAACAGATGCTGGAGGTGTCTTTGAGACTTCAGTTCCTCATGGAGATTATCAAGTTAAACTCACTCATCCAACCTCATTGGCTTCCTCTTTGTCTCGGAGCATCAACGTTGTTTCAACAAATTCATCGGAGAAAACAACATTGTTTCTCCAAATTTAG